A stretch of the Osmerus mordax isolate fOsmMor3 chromosome 12, fOsmMor3.pri, whole genome shotgun sequence genome encodes the following:
- the LOC136954196 gene encoding CCR4-NOT transcription complex subunit 6-like: MPKEKYDPPDPRRMYTIMSTEDAANGKKSYWGELEISGKVRSLSTALWSLTHLTVLHLSDNSLSRIPPDIAKLHNLVYLDLSSNKIRSLPAELGNMVSLRELLLNNNQLRVLPLELGKLFQLQTLGLKGNPLAQEVMSLYQEPDGTRRLLNYLLDNLAGALKHMPTEQPPPRSWISIQDPDRTRPSALFSVMCYNVLCDKYATRQLYGYCPSWALSWDYRKKSIMQEIMSCNADIISLQEVETEQYYNYFLPELKEEGYEGFFSPKSRARTMSESDRKHVDGCAIFYKTEKFSVVQKHTVEFNQLAMANSEGSEAMLNRVMTKDNIGVAVLLEVHKEMMEQSAGKSLHGMEKQLLLVANAHMHWDPEYSDVKLVQTMMFLSEVKNIVDKATRSLKLSSVSGETNGVPLVLCADLNSLPDSGVVEYLSTGGVDSTHKDFKELLYIDSLTNFNCNGKNGSSNGRITHGFKLKSAYENGMMPYTNYTFDFKGVIDYVFYSRPQLNVLGVLGPLDPSWLLDSGVSGCPHPHIPSDHFSLLVQLELLLPPPAPQLNGLHLPGRR, encoded by the exons ATGCCCAAGGAAAAGTATGACCCGCCAGACCCCCGGCGAATGTATACAATCATGTCTACCGAGGATGCAGCCAACGGGAAGAAGTCTTACTGGGGAGAGCTGGAAATCAGCG GTAAAGTCCGCAGCCTGAGTACGGCTCTGTGGTCCCTGACGCACCTCACTGTTCTGCACCTCAGTGACAACTCCCTGTCTCGCATCCCCCCCGACATCGCCAAGCTCCACAACCTGGTCTACCTGGACCTCTCTTCCAACAAGATCAGGAGCTTGCCAGCAGAGCTCGGCAACATGGTGTCTCTCAG GGAACTGCTTTTAAATAACAACCAGTTGCGTGTTCTGCCGTTGGAACTGGGGAAACTGTTTCAGTTACAAACACTGGGGTTGAAAG GAAACCCACTAGCACAAGAAGTCATGAGTCTGTACCAGGAGCCAGATGGAACCAGGAGACTCCTCAACTACCTGCTGGACAACCTGGCAGGAGCCCTCAAACACA TGCCCACGGAGCAGCCGCCTCCCAGGTCCTGGATCTCCATTCAGGATCCCGACAGAACGCGGCcttcag ctctgttcTCGGTGATGTGCTACAACGTGCTGTGTGATAAGTACGCCACGCGGCAGCTCTACGGCTACTGCCCGTCCTGGGCTCTCAGCTGGGACTACAGGAAGAAGAGCATCATGCAGGAGATCATGAGCTGCAACGCTGACATCATCAGTCTCCAG gaagtggagacgGAGCAGTACTATAACTACTTCCTGCCTGAGCTGAAGGAAGAGGGCTATGAGGGCTTCTTCAGCCCCAAGTCCCGGGCCAGGACCATGTCCGAGTCGGACCGCAAACACGTCGACGGCTGCGCCATCTTCTACAAGACGGAGAA GTTCAGTGTGGTCCAGAAGCACACGGTAGAGTTTAACCAGCTGGCCATGGCTAACTCTGAGGGCTCAGAGGCCATGCTGAACAGGGTGATGACCAAGGACAACATCGGGGTGGCCGTGCTGCTGGAGGTCCACAAGGAGATGATGGAGCAGAGTG caGGGAAGTCCCTCCATGGCATGGAGAAACAGCTCCTCCTGGTGGCCAATGCCCACATGCACTGGGACCCGGAATACTCGGACGTGAAGCTGGTCCAGACCATGATGTTTCTGTCTGAGGTCAAGAACATCGTGGACAAGGCCACGCGCTCCCTCAAGCTCTCCTCCGTCTCCGGGGAAACCAACGGCGTCCCGCTGGTGTTGTGTGCAGACCTCAACTCCCTCCCCGACTCAG gtgtgGTAGAGTACCTGAGTACAGGGGGGGTGGACAGCACCCATAAGGACTTTAAGGAGCTGCTCTACATCGACAGCCTGACCAACTTCAACTGTAACGGCAAGAACGGCTCGTCTAACGGCAGGATCACGCATGGCTTCAAGCTGAAGAGCGCCTACGAGAACGGCATGATGCCGTACACCAACTACACATTCGACTTCAAA ggggTGATTGACTACGTGTTCTACTCCCGGCCTCAGCTCAACGTCCTGGGGGTGCTGGGGCCCCTGGACCCCTCGTGGCTCCTGGACAGCGGTGTGAGCggctgcccccacccccacatcccCTCCGACCACTTCTCCCTGCTCGTCcagctggagctgctgctgccccccccggccccccaacTCAACGGCCTGCACCTGCCTGGACGCAGGTAG